The following proteins are encoded in a genomic region of Callospermophilus lateralis isolate mCalLat2 chromosome 5 unlocalized genomic scaffold, mCalLat2.hap1 SUPER_5_unloc_2, whole genome shotgun sequence:
- the LOC143398958 gene encoding olfactory receptor 2T29-like — MDITTWMTNHTGWADFILVGLFRQSQHPALLCIVIFLVFLMALSGNAVLIILIHSSAKLHTPMYFFISQLSLMDMMYISITVPKMLLDQVLGVSTISVPECGIQMFLYLTLVGSEFFLLASMAYDCYMAICHPLCYPVLINHRVCLFLASGCWFLGSVDGFMLTPVTMTFPFCRSWEIQHFFCEVPAVMKLSCSDTSLYETLMYLCCVLMLLIPVTVISGSYSCILLTIHRMNSAEGRRKALATCSSHMMVVTLFYGAAVYTYMLPSSYHTPQKDIVVSVFYTILTPVLNPLIYSFRNKDVTGTLRKRLIVGPVFQETVK; from the coding sequence ATGGACATCACCACCTGGATGACCAACCACACAGGGTGGGCAGATTTCATTCTGGTGGGACTCTTCAGGCAATCTCAACACCCAGCTCTGCTTTGTATTGTCATTTTTCTGGTTTTCCTGATGGCCTTGTCTGGAAATGCTGTCCTGATCATCCTGATACACTCCAGTGCCAAactccacacccccatgtacttcttcatCAGCCAGCTGTCCCTCATGGACATGATGTACATCTCTATCACTGTGCCCAAGATGCTCCTGGACCAGGTGCTGGGTGTAAGTACCATCTCAGTCCCTGAATGTGGGATACAGATGTTCCTCTACTTGACACTAGTAGGTTCTGAGTTTTTCCTTCTGGCATCCATGGCCTATGACTGCTACATGGCCATCTGCCATCCACTTTGCTATCCAGTCCTCATTAACCATAGAGTGTGTCTCTTCCTGGCATCTGGCTGCTGGTTCCTGGGATCAGTGGATGGCTTCATGCTGACTCCTGTCACCATGACCTTCCCATTCTGCAGATCCTGGGAGATCCAGCACTTCTTCTGTGAAGTCCCTGCTGTGATGAAGCTCTCCTGCTCAGACACCTCACTCTATGAGACACTCATGTACCTGTGCTGTGTCCTCATGCTCCTCATCCCTGTGACAGTCATTTCAGGATCCTATTCCTGCATCCTCCTCACCATCCACAGAATGAACTCAGCAGAGGGCAGGAGGAAGGCCCTGGCCACCTGCTCCTCACACATGATGGTGGTCACACTCTTCTATGGCGCTGCCGTCTACACCTACATGCTCCCCAGCTCCTACCACACCCCTCAGAAGGACATTGTGGTTTCTGTGTTTTACACCATTCTCACCCCTGTGCTGAACCCCTTAATCTACAGTTTCAGGAACAAGGATGTCACTGGGACTCTGAGGAAAAGGTTGATTGTGGGACCTGTCTTTCAGGAAACAGTAAAGTAG